In Thermanaerovibrio velox DSM 12556, the genomic stretch GACCCCTGGGGGTTCCGCCCCCTCGTAATGGGACGCAGAGGGGAAACCATATACTTCGCATCGGAAACCTGTGCTTTGGATATCGTGGGGGCTCAGCTGATAAGAGACATCGAGCCCGGTGAGGTGGTCGTTGTAGACCAGTCAGGGGGTCTATCTTCCCTTAGGATCCAGACGAAGCCTTCCAAGGGTTTTTTATGTTCTTTTGAGTTCGTATACTTCGCCAGGCCGGACAGCGTTATAGACGGCATATCGGTATATCAGGCGAGGAAGAACCTTGGGCGTTTCCTTGCAAAAAGGTGTCCTGCCAAGGCCCATCTGGTGGCAGGCATGCCAGACAGCGGAACGGTGGCGGCACTGGGGTACTCAGAGGAATCCGGCTCTCCTTTCGAAATGGCCATAGTAAGAAACCGATACGTAGGCAGGACATTCATTCAACCCACCCAAAGGGTAAGAGAAGCTGGGGTAAGGGTTAAGCTAAATCCAAACCGTTTGGCGATACAAGGCAAGGAGATCGTCATCGTTGATGACTCCATAGTAAGGGGCACCACCGCCTCCAGAGTGGTGAGCCTAATTCGATCCTCCGGCGCCTCCAAGGTACATCTCAGGATAGCATCCCCTCCGGTCCGATTCCCCTGCTACTACGGCATAGACACCCCATCATCCGAGGAGCTGGCGGCAGCGAGGTTCGACTTGGACGAACTCAGCCGGCAGATAGGGGCTGATTCCCTGGGGTACATCGATGTCAAGGACCTAGTTCAGGCCATCGGATTTCCTGAGGAAAGACTTTGCACCGCCTGTTTCGATGGCAGGTATATGGAGGATGACGTAAATGGCATTGACCTATGATAATTCCGGCGTAAGCCTATCAGCGGCAGATCTATGGGTGGAAAGGGTTAAGGAGATAGTTAAGAAGTACCCCCTAAGCGACGCCCAAACAATCGGAGGCATCGGGGGATTCGCGGGCCTATACCGCATCAGCGAACAGTTGGCCCTGGCGGCCTGCTGTGACGGGGTAGGCACAAAGATGGAACTTGCAAGGGAGCTTGGGAACACAAAAGGGCTTGGACAGGATCTAGTGGCCATGAACGTTAACGATCTGGTCACCTGCGGTGCAAGGCCGCTTTTC encodes the following:
- the purF gene encoding amidophosphoribosyltransferase, which translates into the protein MCGVFGAFSPKMEPVLEDVYLGLFALQHRGQESAGVSWIENGIARSIKGMGLVHNAIPQGIASSITAHAAIGHVRYSTCGDSILQNAQPLTINYAKGAVAIAHNGNITNSDGIMKYLENRGAIFQSTSDTEVILHLMAHQSHKMPLDALMDALRRIKGAFSLVVLLKDKLIAARDPWGFRPLVMGRRGETIYFASETCALDIVGAQLIRDIEPGEVVVVDQSGGLSSLRIQTKPSKGFLCSFEFVYFARPDSVIDGISVYQARKNLGRFLAKRCPAKAHLVAGMPDSGTVAALGYSEESGSPFEMAIVRNRYVGRTFIQPTQRVREAGVRVKLNPNRLAIQGKEIVIVDDSIVRGTTASRVVSLIRSSGASKVHLRIASPPVRFPCYYGIDTPSSEELAAARFDLDELSRQIGADSLGYIDVKDLVQAIGFPEERLCTACFDGRYMEDDVNGIDL